In Deferribacteraceae bacterium V6Fe1, one genomic interval encodes:
- a CDS encoding 2,3-bisphosphoglycerate-independent phosphoglycerate mutase: MRKVILLILDGWGVRESSEHNAIKLSNPVNYNFLLANASWTIMNASEEWVGLPKGQMGNSEVGHTNIGAGRVVYQDFLRINKAVETNQIYENTNIVKFFEKLKSKGKSAHFLGLLSNGGVHSHIDHLKALVKMAKDFGVEKSYIHPFMDGRDTPPKSGKNYISELQEYLNTIGYGEIATISGRYYAMDRDKRWDRVQKAYSAIVGAEGKVLETPSEYILKSYGNDITDEFIEPASMVNYKGLEDGDGIFFFNFRADRARELTTAITDKDFNGFVRDKVVKVEYITMTEYDENFNFDIAFPPEDLKNTLGEVISNDGLTQLRIAETEKYAHVTFFFNGGREVEFDNEKRILIPSPKEVATYDKKPEMSVDKVVQEFENIYLNENIQLVVMNFANPDMVGHTGVEEAAIKACKAVDNALGKVIKIADKTDSVLIVTADHGNCEQMWDFENNQPHTAHTTNPVHFIVYNYDCKLKQHKDVKLADIAPTILDIMGISKPEQMTGESLIIR, encoded by the coding sequence ATGAGAAAAGTTATTTTGTTAATCCTTGACGGTTGGGGTGTCAGAGAAAGTAGCGAGCATAATGCCATAAAATTGTCAAATCCCGTAAATTATAACTTTCTTTTGGCAAATGCTTCATGGACCATTATGAATGCCAGCGAAGAGTGGGTTGGTTTGCCGAAAGGGCAGATGGGCAACTCTGAAGTCGGGCATACGAATATTGGTGCGGGAAGAGTGGTCTATCAGGATTTTTTAAGGATTAACAAAGCTGTTGAGACTAATCAGATATATGAAAATACAAACATTGTAAAATTTTTTGAAAAACTTAAAAGTAAAGGTAAAAGTGCACATTTTCTTGGACTTTTAAGTAACGGTGGAGTCCACAGCCATATCGACCACCTAAAGGCACTTGTAAAAATGGCAAAAGATTTTGGTGTTGAAAAAAGCTATATCCACCCTTTTATGGATGGTAGGGATACTCCTCCTAAAAGCGGTAAAAATTATATAAGTGAATTGCAAGAATATCTTAATACTATCGGTTACGGCGAGATTGCTACCATATCAGGCAGATATTATGCGATGGACAGAGACAAAAGATGGGACAGGGTTCAAAAGGCTTATAGCGCAATAGTTGGGGCTGAAGGAAAGGTTTTAGAAACCCCTTCTGAATATATTTTAAAATCTTATGGAAATGATATCACGGATGAGTTTATTGAGCCTGCCTCTATGGTAAACTATAAAGGGCTTGAAGATGGCGACGGGATATTTTTCTTTAATTTTAGAGCTGATAGGGCAAGAGAGCTTACTACGGCTATAACAGATAAGGATTTTAATGGTTTTGTGAGAGATAAGGTTGTCAAAGTCGAATATATTACAATGACCGAGTATGATGAAAACTTTAACTTTGATATAGCGTTTCCGCCGGAAGATTTGAAAAATACACTTGGCGAAGTGATTAGTAATGATGGACTTACTCAGCTTAGAATTGCGGAGACGGAAAAATATGCTCACGTTACCTTTTTCTTTAACGGTGGGCGTGAGGTTGAGTTTGATAATGAAAAGAGGATATTAATACCTTCTCCGAAGGAAGTCGCTACTTACGATAAAAAACCTGAGATGAGTGTTGATAAAGTGGTTCAAGAGTTTGAAAATATCTATCTCAATGAAAATATTCAATTGGTTGTAATGAATTTTGCAAATCCCGATATGGTTGGCCACACTGGGGTTGAAGAGGCTGCCATAAAGGCTTGCAAGGCTGTTGATAATGCCCTCGGAAAGGTAATAAAGATTGCCGATAAGACCGATTCCGTTTTGATTGTTACTGCTGATCATGGTAATTGTGAGCAGATGTGGGATTTTGAAAATAATCAGCCACACACTGCCCATACGACAAATCCCGTTCATTTTATTGTCTATAATTACGACTGTAAACTAAAACAGCATAAAGATGTAAAATTAGCTGACATAGCTCCGACTATTTTGGATATAATGGGTATAAGTAAGCCAGAGCAGATGACAGGTGAATCACTCATTATTAGATGA
- a CDS encoding TraR/DksA family transcriptional regulator, translating into MDPKKTEMYRERLLKMKKELLASLKSRYEEAISLGEDNDGNDSADEAYNLYNKNLMLGRVETDALKLRLVQQALKRLEEGTYGVCIECGEDIEEKRLEYVPFARYCTDCKSELEKKGVIRM; encoded by the coding sequence ATGGATCCTAAAAAAACAGAGATGTACCGTGAAAGATTACTAAAGATGAAAAAAGAGCTATTGGCGTCTTTAAAATCAAGATATGAAGAAGCCATCAGCTTGGGCGAAGACAATGATGGGAATGACTCGGCTGACGAAGCTTATAATTTATACAATAAAAATTTGATGTTGGGTAGAGTTGAAACGGATGCCCTTAAATTAAGATTGGTGCAGCAGGCTTTGAAAAGGCTTGAAGAAGGTACTTACGGAGTTTGTATTGAGTGTGGCGAAGATATTGAAGAGAAGAGACTCGAATATGTGCCTTTTGCAAGATATTGCACCGATTGTAAAAGTGAGCTTGAGAAAAAAGGTGTAATAAGGATGTAG
- a CDS encoding 23S rRNA (pseudouridine(1915)-N(3))-methyltransferase RlmH, translating into MEIKIVMASKLSDKAAQNMFKEYAKRLSGYVKIDFTDFKSSNFSDPAIVKREDGKRLKDASNGFYRILLDETGKVFDSFEFSKWLNNLLENKKKLAFLIGGSHGHDNTLTENCDEVISLSKLTLAHQLALVVLTEQIYRGMTIKFGHPYHK; encoded by the coding sequence ATGGAAATTAAGATTGTAATGGCCTCTAAATTGAGTGATAAGGCGGCTCAAAATATGTTCAAAGAATATGCTAAAAGATTGTCGGGATATGTAAAAATTGATTTTACCGACTTCAAAAGCTCAAATTTCAGTGACCCGGCTATTGTAAAGCGTGAAGATGGCAAGAGATTGAAAGATGCTTCAAACGGATTTTACAGGATACTTCTTGATGAAACAGGAAAAGTTTTTGACTCTTTCGAGTTTTCAAAATGGCTTAACAATTTGTTGGAAAATAAAAAGAAACTGGCTTTTTTGATTGGCGGCTCTCACGGGCACGATAATACCTTGACAGAAAATTGTGATGAAGTAATTTCATTATCAAAGCTAACGTTGGCACATCAGTTGGCACTTGTGGTGTTAACTGAACAGATATATAGGGGAATGACAATTAAGTTTGGTCATCCCTATCATAAGTAG